A single genomic interval of Aureliella helgolandensis harbors:
- a CDS encoding glycosyltransferase: MEVQPVAVVGTYRSGSSMIAAMLHELGVDMGAPFWGNYYEPQDLAQSLRRWWTEPQLIAAEPASNRILLLRQWFCNRLSADCKVVGAKHPLLTLSINDLMRAWGPHTKLIWSRRELDDSIQSLKRTDWWPSSENIQQQLWTKLAATFPRQGSLIIDFEETQNAPVVVVEKLVDFLKLAPSPEAVSRAVSVVRTNPPAPKVPLPKTLTRSGRTRIACTVLAGSCEELIGDALESVVDWVDQVLLIDTGIEDKTLDVARAVAGSKLQLATLNWSDDFAKARNLALELAQQTDATWALTLDTDERLRSTSDAFTFHQLIELLETHDDVDLWLVESSDGQYSKERLIRLPTTLQWQGRTHEALVSKHQQYHRRVLPHLVFDEIPKPPEAMRRKLERDHRILREDLKWSPENGRAWYYLGQTLANLLQHEGAIAAFDRCASIHPGHELAAWACYMGAKCCVELGLLDEAISRCGIGLSIDACFPELAWMSGWCYFKQQNFQQAVAWSHIAISLGCVEGIGEQFHRIGFRDLVGWYEGPYDVLRFSPIPAGGTEANAAASSKFEQAAALRKRKQKQQSSASTPSL; encoded by the coding sequence ATGGAGGTCCAACCTGTCGCCGTTGTCGGCACCTACCGGTCGGGGTCAAGCATGATTGCGGCAATGCTGCATGAGCTGGGGGTTGATATGGGGGCACCGTTTTGGGGAAACTACTACGAACCGCAAGATCTTGCTCAATCCCTTCGACGCTGGTGGACAGAACCGCAGCTTATCGCCGCAGAGCCAGCGTCCAATCGCATCTTGCTACTGCGGCAATGGTTCTGCAACAGACTTTCCGCAGATTGCAAGGTCGTGGGTGCCAAACACCCTCTGTTGACCTTATCGATCAATGACCTCATGCGCGCCTGGGGCCCACACACCAAGCTAATTTGGAGTCGTCGAGAACTGGACGATTCGATCCAATCGCTCAAACGCACGGATTGGTGGCCCTCTTCCGAGAATATTCAACAGCAACTATGGACGAAGCTCGCAGCAACCTTCCCTCGCCAAGGTAGCTTGATCATAGATTTTGAAGAGACGCAGAACGCCCCAGTTGTAGTGGTAGAGAAGCTGGTAGACTTTCTCAAGCTCGCGCCCAGCCCAGAAGCCGTTTCCCGAGCGGTCTCGGTCGTTCGGACCAATCCGCCTGCTCCCAAAGTTCCACTGCCGAAAACGTTAACCCGCAGCGGACGGACTCGAATTGCGTGCACGGTCCTCGCAGGTAGTTGCGAAGAATTGATCGGTGATGCGCTGGAGTCGGTGGTGGATTGGGTAGACCAAGTCCTACTGATCGATACAGGGATCGAAGATAAAACGCTCGACGTGGCGCGGGCCGTGGCAGGAAGTAAACTGCAGCTTGCAACCTTGAACTGGTCCGATGACTTCGCCAAAGCTCGCAACCTTGCACTTGAGCTCGCGCAACAAACCGACGCCACCTGGGCCTTGACACTCGACACCGACGAACGACTGCGCAGCACGTCGGACGCGTTCACCTTCCACCAATTGATTGAGCTGCTTGAAACTCACGACGACGTGGACCTATGGCTGGTGGAGTCAAGCGATGGTCAATATAGCAAGGAGCGTTTGATACGCTTGCCGACCACTCTACAGTGGCAAGGCAGGACACACGAGGCTTTGGTCAGCAAGCATCAACAGTACCATCGCCGAGTGCTCCCCCACCTCGTCTTCGATGAAATCCCCAAACCTCCAGAGGCGATGCGCCGCAAGCTTGAGCGAGATCATCGCATTCTGCGTGAAGACTTGAAATGGAGCCCTGAGAACGGGCGAGCATGGTACTACCTGGGGCAAACTCTTGCCAATCTCCTACAACACGAGGGAGCCATCGCAGCTTTTGATCGCTGCGCTTCAATTCACCCCGGACATGAGTTAGCTGCCTGGGCGTGCTATATGGGAGCAAAATGCTGTGTGGAGCTCGGGCTCTTGGACGAGGCGATTTCTCGTTGTGGAATCGGTTTATCCATCGATGCCTGCTTTCCCGAACTGGCTTGGATGAGTGGCTGGTGCTACTTCAAGCAGCAAAATTTTCAACAAGCGGTTGCTTGGTCGCATATAGCGATCTCACTTGGGTGTGTCGAAGGCATTGGCGAGCAGTTCCACCGCATCGGCTTCAGAGATTTGGTGGGTTGGTACGAAGGGCCCTATGACGTACTTCGCTTTTCTCCAATTCCGGCGGGGGGTACCGAAGCTAACGCCGCCGCCTCGTCGAAGTTTGAACAGGCAGCTGCGCTTAGAAAACGCAAGCAAAAACAGCAATCCTCTGCATCTACGCCTTCGCTCTAA
- a CDS encoding Rossmann-fold NAD(P)-binding domain-containing protein, with protein sequence MAARMLVLGGTNFIGRVFVERVLEQTTLEVTLLNRGVTAPDLFKTVPHLKCDRHDFNSCSTQLAGQHWNYLVDFSGHSHAHIENIVTNCRFDHYTYISSSAVELSWPEDQLFSMAQNKLWCEHLIQSACAEVLIFRPGYVVGRHDPTGRFEFRNGRWGWLGTEEPVQPVVEVEFLTNLMLVLILRGQTGIVRGGYARPRVEQRAHPPVSTEPDWAAVSPASTL encoded by the coding sequence ATGGCGGCACGCATGCTAGTTCTCGGAGGTACCAATTTCATAGGTCGCGTTTTTGTGGAACGTGTCCTTGAGCAGACGACACTCGAAGTCACTTTACTCAATCGGGGCGTTACAGCACCGGATCTGTTCAAGACAGTTCCACACCTCAAGTGCGATCGCCACGATTTCAATTCCTGCTCGACCCAATTAGCCGGTCAACATTGGAATTATTTGGTCGACTTCTCAGGGCATTCGCATGCACACATTGAAAACATTGTGACGAATTGTCGATTCGACCACTACACTTACATCTCCTCATCAGCAGTCGAACTTTCCTGGCCTGAAGATCAATTATTCTCAATGGCGCAAAACAAACTTTGGTGCGAACATTTGATTCAATCAGCCTGCGCGGAGGTACTCATCTTTCGACCTGGATACGTTGTCGGGCGGCACGATCCCACGGGGCGATTTGAATTTCGCAACGGTCGCTGGGGCTGGCTTGGGACTGAAGAACCGGTTCAACCAGTCGTAGAGGTGGAGTTCTTAACCAACCTCATGTTGGTACTAATACTGCGTGGCCAAACTGGAATCGTGCGGGGCGGGTACGCTCGTCCGAGAGTCGAACAAAGGGCCCACCCACCTGTAAGTACGGAGCCGGATTGGGCCGCCGTTTCCCCGGCTTCCACACTCTAG